A single region of the Raphanus sativus cultivar WK10039 chromosome 1, ASM80110v3, whole genome shotgun sequence genome encodes:
- the LOC108858294 gene encoding short-chain dehydrogenase/reductase 2b has translation MADSRVAVVSGSNKGIGFEICRQLAKNGMTVILTARDEKKGLAAVEKLKRENVFSDQAILFHLLDVSNPDSIASLAAFVKTHFGKLDILINNAGVGGANVNVDVLKAQTAEAGAPSDISKIMSDTYEIVEEAIRTNYYGVKRMCEAMIPLLEASDSPRIVSIASTMGMLQNVSNEWAKGVLSDAENLTQEKIDEVMNEYLKDYREGSLRDKGWPTVMSGYILPKAGVIALTRVLAKQNKSIIINCVCPGYVNTEINFNTGILTVEEGAASPVKLALVPNGHPSGLFFDRTNVSSF, from the exons ATGGCTGACTCAAG AGTTGCAGTTGTAAGTGGTTCGAACAAAGGGATTGGGTTTGAGATCTGCAGGCAACTTGCTAAAAATGGGATGACTGTGATTCTAACAGCGAGAGATGAGAAGAAAGGTCTCGCAGCTGTCGAAAAGCTTAAGAGAGAGAATGTTTTTTCTGATCAAGCCATCCTCTTTCACCTGCTTGATGTCTCCAATCCGGACAGCATCGCTTCTCTTGCTGCCTTTGTTAAGACCCACTTCGGGAAACTCGATATTCTG atcaATAATGCTGGAGTTGGAGGGGCGAATGTGAATGTCGATGTTCTCAAAGCTCAAACTGCTGAG GCTGGTGCACCTAGCGATATTTCAAAGATAATGAGCGATACATACGAGATAGTGGAGGAGGCTATCAGGACGAACTACTACGGGGTAAAGCGAATGTGCGAGGCCATGATTCCTCTCCTTGAAGCTTCTGATTCCCCAAGAATCGTCAGCATTGCTTCCACCATGGGAATGTTACAG AATGTATCAAATGAATGGGCAAAAGGAGTGCTGAGTGATGCTGAGAATCTAACGCAAGAGAAAATAGACGAAGTGATGAACGAGTACCTAAAGGATTACAGAGAAGGCTCATTACGAGACAAAGGTTGGCCAACAGTAATGTCTGGATACATACTACCGAAAGCTGGAGTGATCGCACTGACACGAGTTTTGGCAAAGCAGAACAAATCAATCATCATCAACTGCGTGTGTCCTGGTTACGTAAACACAGAGATCAACTTCAACACTGGAATTTTGACAGTTGAAGAAGGCGCTGCGAGTCCTGTGAAGCTGGCTTTGGTCCCTAATGGACACCCGTCGGGTCTTTTCTTTGACCGCACCAATGTCTCCAGCTTTTGA